In the genome of Saprospira sp. CCB-QB6, one region contains:
- the hemH gene encoding ferrochelatase translates to MALAGKTGVLLVNLGTPDAPTRGAVYRYLKEFLLDGRVIDINPIARNILVRGIIAPFRSGASAKLYQELWTEEGSPLKVFGYFLKEEVQKQLGEDYIVELGMRYQNPSIKSALDHLLAQQISRLVVLPLFPQYASATTGSVHDEVMRLLRQEQIIPEISFINSYHDHPKMIAAFVARAQEHNIEEYDHVLFSYHGLPKRQLVKADRCNHCMQSEDCCQTFSIKNQHCYSAQCYDTSRAIAEALNLPKEKYSNCFQSRLGRDPWLEPYTSDLLKERYEKGDRKILVFCPAFVADCLETTIEISEEYAEEFEEMGGEHLQLVEGLNDHPLWVEAVVELIQEA, encoded by the coding sequence ATGGCTTTAGCCGGAAAAACTGGGGTTCTACTTGTTAACTTGGGCACTCCCGATGCCCCAACTAGAGGAGCAGTTTACCGCTACCTCAAAGAGTTTTTATTAGATGGGCGGGTTATTGACATTAACCCTATTGCCCGAAATATTCTGGTCCGTGGCATTATTGCCCCTTTCCGCTCAGGCGCTTCAGCCAAATTGTATCAAGAACTTTGGACTGAAGAAGGCTCGCCTCTCAAGGTCTTTGGCTATTTTCTCAAGGAGGAGGTCCAAAAACAATTGGGCGAGGACTATATCGTAGAACTTGGGATGCGCTACCAAAATCCATCGATCAAATCGGCCTTAGATCATTTGCTGGCCCAACAAATTAGCCGCTTGGTCGTTCTTCCTCTCTTCCCGCAATATGCCTCGGCTACTACGGGCTCTGTGCATGATGAGGTCATGCGCCTGCTCCGCCAAGAGCAAATTATTCCCGAAATTAGCTTTATCAATTCTTATCACGATCATCCCAAAATGATCGCTGCCTTCGTGGCTCGTGCCCAAGAACACAATATTGAGGAATACGATCATGTTCTTTTCTCTTATCACGGCTTGCCCAAACGCCAACTTGTCAAGGCCGACCGCTGTAATCACTGTATGCAATCCGAAGATTGTTGTCAAACCTTCAGCATCAAGAACCAACATTGCTATAGCGCCCAATGCTATGACACTAGCCGCGCTATTGCCGAGGCCCTAAATTTGCCCAAAGAAAAATATAGCAATTGCTTTCAATCTCGCCTCGGCCGAGACCCTTGGCTAGAACCCTATACCAGCGATTTGCTCAAAGAACGTTACGAGAAAGGCGACCGCAAAATCCTGGTCTTTTGTCCCGCCTTTGTGGCCGATTGCCTAGAAACTACTATCGAAATCTCGGAAGAATATGCCGAAGAGTTTGAAGAGATGGGCGGAGAACATCTCCAACTGGTAGAAGGCCTCAATGACCATCCGCTTTGGGTGGAGGCTGTGGTGGAACTCATCCAAGAAGCTTAA